The following coding sequences lie in one Streptomyces sp. NBC_00510 genomic window:
- a CDS encoding LacI family transcriptional regulator, whose product MTARLADIAAQAGVSEATVSRVLNGKPGVSAATRQSVLAALDLLGYERPVRLRQRSAGLVGLITPELENPIFPAFAQVIGQALTRQGYTPVLATQTPGGSTEDELVEMLVERGVAGIIFVSGLHADSTADVERYDRLHGQGVPFVLINGFSGKIKAPFVSPDDRGAMRLAVTHLAALGHERIGLAVGPKRFVPVQRKIEGFLRSMEEVLGIAADEAAGRIQHSLFTLEGGQAAASGLIESGCTAVVCASDMMALGAVRAARQQGLSVPGDVSVVGFDDSPLIAFTDPPLTTIRQPVTAMGQAAVRALLEEVGGTPAPHSEFVFLPELVVRGSTASGPKAGAAVPVQQSTGRRTRDARNPTGG is encoded by the coding sequence GTGACCGCAAGGCTTGCCGACATCGCAGCCCAGGCGGGGGTGAGCGAAGCGACCGTCAGCCGTGTCCTCAACGGCAAGCCCGGGGTCTCCGCCGCCACCCGCCAATCCGTGCTGGCCGCCCTCGACCTGCTGGGGTACGAACGGCCGGTGCGGCTGCGGCAGCGCAGCGCGGGCCTCGTCGGGCTCATCACCCCGGAGCTGGAGAACCCGATCTTCCCGGCCTTCGCGCAGGTCATCGGGCAGGCCCTGACCCGGCAGGGGTACACCCCGGTGCTGGCCACCCAGACCCCGGGCGGCTCGACCGAGGACGAACTCGTCGAGATGCTCGTCGAGCGCGGTGTCGCCGGGATCATCTTCGTCTCCGGACTGCACGCCGACTCCACCGCCGACGTGGAGCGCTATGACCGGCTGCACGGCCAGGGCGTGCCGTTCGTCCTGATCAACGGCTTCTCCGGCAAGATCAAGGCGCCGTTCGTCTCGCCCGACGACCGCGGTGCCATGCGTCTGGCCGTCACCCATCTGGCGGCGCTCGGCCACGAGCGGATCGGCCTCGCGGTCGGTCCCAAGCGGTTCGTCCCCGTGCAGCGCAAGATAGAGGGCTTCCTGCGCAGCATGGAAGAGGTGCTCGGCATAGCCGCCGACGAGGCGGCCGGGCGCATCCAGCACTCGCTGTTCACCCTCGAGGGTGGTCAAGCGGCCGCCTCCGGCCTGATCGAGTCCGGCTGCACGGCCGTGGTGTGCGCCTCCGACATGATGGCGCTCGGCGCCGTCCGCGCCGCCCGGCAGCAGGGGCTGTCCGTCCCCGGGGACGTCTCCGTCGTCGGCTTCGACGACTCCCCGCTCATCGCCTTCACCGATCCGCCGCTCACGACCATCCGGCAACCGGTCACGGCGATGGGCCAGGCCGCGGTGCGCGCGCTGCTGGAGGAGGTCGGCGGTACCCCGGCACCGCACAGCGAGTTCGTCTTCCTGCCCGAACTGGTCGTCCGCGGTTCGACGGCATCAGGTCCCAAGGCCGGGGCAGCCGTACCCGTACAGCAGTCGACCGGGAGGCGTACGCGGGATGCACGCAATCCCACCGGGGGTTGA
- a CDS encoding bifunctional [glutamine synthetase] adenylyltransferase/[glutamine synthetase]-adenylyl-L-tyrosine phosphorylase, with product MLEGRRDTRFGRLLRHGFSDAVAAEALLGGEQLAPVRSDPVLLDALGATADPDQALASLVRLVEALDPGERRTLLDTLTTAKPLRDRLLGVLGASVALADHLTRHPRDWHALVTYEHADLHPGTTEFERGLAGADDPESLRVAYRRCMLGIAARDVCGTSDLVQTAAELADLATATLRAALAMAEAEAPGDAALCRLAVIGMGKCGGHELNYISDVDVIFVAEARPDAEEAKALQAATRLASRMMRICSDTTVEGSIWQVDANLRPEGRRGPLVRTLSSHLAYYKRWAKTWEFQALLKARPVAGDPALGQEYVEALSPMVWQAAEREHFVQDVQEMRRRVVENIPVAHLDRELKLGPGGLRDVEFAVQLLQLVHGRTDPSLRSGTTLTALSQLAAGGYVGRADAAALDTSYRFLRTMEHRIQLHKLRRTHLVPEDVADLRRLGRSLGFRADPVAELQREWRRHAREVRRLHEKLFYRPLLDAVAQLAPGEVGLTPDAAKQRLEALGYADPTAALRHLEALASGVSRKAAIQRTLLPVLLGWFADSADPDAGLLNFRKVSDALGRTPWYLRLLRDEGAAAVNLARVLSSGRLAPDLLMRAPEAVALLADDEGLQPRTRGALDQEVLAAVHRADSAEQAVAAVRGVRRRELFRTAAADLVGVHRDDPDTIGTALTDLNAAAVTGALQAAVNAVEAAEGEPLPTRFAVIGMGRFGGHELGYGSDADVLFVHEPYEGTDEHQAAKAALKVANELRRLLQIPTTDPPLLIDADLRPEGKSGPLVRTLGSYAAYYRRWSLVWESHALLRAEPVAGDEDLGARFIGLVDPLRYPAEGLPEEAVREIRRLKARMESERLPRGADPTTHAKLGRGGLSDVEWTVQLLQLQHGAQFPGLRTTRTRPALAAAAAVGLVLAEDAEVLDAAWILASRMRNAVMLVRARAGDTFPGDGKELAAVGRYLGYEPGHVGDMVEEYRRATRRARAVVERLFYAT from the coding sequence GTGCTGGAAGGGCGACGGGACACCAGGTTCGGGCGGCTGCTGCGGCACGGCTTCAGTGACGCCGTGGCCGCCGAGGCGCTGCTGGGCGGCGAGCAGCTCGCCCCGGTGCGCAGCGACCCGGTCCTGCTCGACGCGCTGGGCGCCACCGCCGACCCCGACCAGGCGCTCGCCTCCCTCGTACGGCTCGTCGAGGCCCTCGATCCCGGGGAGCGGCGCACCCTCCTCGACACGCTCACCACGGCCAAGCCGCTGCGCGACCGGCTGCTCGGGGTGCTGGGCGCCTCCGTGGCCCTGGCCGACCACCTCACCCGGCATCCGCGCGACTGGCACGCCCTGGTCACCTACGAGCACGCCGACCTGCACCCGGGGACCACGGAGTTCGAACGGGGGCTGGCCGGGGCCGACGACCCCGAGTCGCTGCGCGTCGCCTACCGGCGCTGCATGCTGGGCATCGCCGCCCGCGACGTGTGCGGCACCAGCGACCTGGTGCAGACTGCCGCGGAGCTCGCCGACCTCGCCACCGCGACGCTGCGCGCGGCCCTGGCCATGGCCGAGGCCGAGGCGCCGGGTGACGCCGCCCTGTGCCGGCTGGCGGTGATCGGCATGGGCAAGTGCGGCGGCCACGAGCTCAACTACATCTCCGACGTCGACGTCATCTTCGTGGCCGAGGCCCGCCCCGACGCCGAGGAGGCCAAGGCGCTGCAGGCCGCCACGCGGCTGGCCTCGCGCATGATGCGGATCTGCTCCGACACCACCGTCGAGGGCAGCATCTGGCAGGTCGACGCCAACCTGCGGCCCGAGGGCCGGCGCGGCCCGCTGGTGCGCACCCTCTCCAGCCATCTGGCCTACTACAAGCGCTGGGCCAAGACGTGGGAGTTCCAGGCGCTGCTCAAGGCCCGCCCGGTGGCCGGCGACCCGGCGCTCGGGCAGGAGTACGTCGAGGCGCTGTCGCCCATGGTGTGGCAGGCCGCCGAACGCGAGCACTTCGTCCAGGACGTGCAGGAGATGCGGCGCCGGGTCGTGGAGAACATCCCCGTCGCGCACCTCGACCGGGAGCTGAAGCTGGGCCCCGGCGGCCTGCGGGACGTGGAGTTCGCGGTGCAGCTGCTCCAGCTCGTGCACGGCCGCACCGACCCGTCGCTGCGCAGCGGCACCACCCTGACCGCGCTGTCCCAGCTCGCCGCCGGCGGCTACGTGGGGCGGGCGGACGCGGCGGCGCTCGACACCTCGTACCGCTTCCTGCGGACGATGGAGCACCGCATCCAGCTCCACAAGTTGCGCCGCACCCACCTGGTGCCCGAGGACGTGGCGGACCTGCGGCGGCTCGGCCGCTCGCTGGGCTTCCGGGCGGACCCGGTGGCGGAGCTGCAGCGGGAGTGGCGGCGGCACGCGCGGGAGGTGCGCCGCCTCCACGAGAAGCTCTTCTACCGGCCGCTGCTCGACGCGGTCGCCCAGCTCGCCCCCGGCGAGGTGGGCCTGACCCCGGACGCGGCCAAGCAGCGCCTGGAGGCGCTCGGCTACGCCGACCCCACCGCGGCCCTGCGCCACCTGGAGGCGCTGGCCTCGGGGGTCAGCCGCAAGGCCGCCATCCAGCGGACCCTGCTGCCGGTGCTGCTCGGCTGGTTCGCCGACTCCGCGGACCCCGACGCGGGTCTGCTCAATTTCCGCAAGGTCAGCGACGCCCTGGGCCGCACCCCCTGGTACCTGCGGCTGCTGCGGGACGAGGGCGCCGCCGCCGTCAACCTCGCGCGCGTGCTGTCCTCCGGGCGGCTCGCCCCCGACCTGCTCATGCGGGCCCCCGAGGCGGTCGCCCTGCTCGCCGACGACGAGGGGCTCCAGCCCCGCACGCGCGGTGCGCTGGACCAGGAGGTGCTGGCCGCGGTCCACCGCGCGGACTCCGCCGAGCAGGCCGTCGCCGCGGTGCGCGGGGTCCGCCGCCGCGAGCTGTTCCGCACCGCGGCCGCGGACCTCGTCGGGGTCCACCGCGACGACCCCGACACCATCGGCACCGCCCTCACCGACCTCAACGCCGCCGCCGTCACCGGGGCCCTGCAGGCCGCGGTCAACGCCGTCGAGGCGGCCGAGGGGGAGCCCCTGCCGACCCGGTTCGCCGTCATCGGGATGGGCCGCTTCGGCGGCCACGAACTGGGCTACGGCTCCGACGCCGACGTCCTGTTCGTCCACGAGCCGTACGAGGGCACCGACGAGCACCAGGCCGCCAAGGCCGCGCTCAAGGTCGCCAACGAGCTGCGCAGGCTGCTGCAGATCCCCACCACCGACCCGCCGCTGCTCATCGACGCCGACCTGCGCCCCGAGGGCAAGAGCGGACCGCTGGTGCGCACGCTCGGCTCGTACGCCGCCTACTACCGGCGCTGGTCGCTGGTCTGGGAGAGCCACGCCCTGCTGCGCGCCGAACCGGTCGCGGGCGACGAGGACCTGGGCGCCCGCTTCATCGGCCTCGTCGACCCGCTGCGCTACCCGGCCGAGGGGCTGCCGGAGGAGGCGGTCCGCGAGATCCGCCGGCTCAAGGCCCGTATGGAGTCCGAGCGGCTGCCGCGCGGCGCCGACCCGACGACCCACGCCAAGCTGGGGCGGGGCGGGCTCAGCGACGTCGAGTGGACCGTGCAGCTGCTGCAGCTCCAGCACGGCGCGCAGTTCCCCGGCCTGCGGACCACCCGTACCCGGCCGGCGCTGGCCGCGGCCGCGGCGGTGGGGCTGGTCCTCGCCGAGGACGCGGAAGTCCTGGACGCCGCCTGGATCCTGGCGAGCCGGATGCGCAACGCCGTCATGCTCGTCCGGGCCCGCGCCGGGGACACCTTCCCCGGCGACGGCAAGGAACTCGCCGCGGTGGGGCGGTACCTCGGCTACGAGCCGGGCCACGTGGGCGACATGGTCGAGGAGTACCGCCGGGCCACGCGCCGGGCCCGCGCGGTGGTCGAGCGCCTCTTCTACGCCACGTAG
- a CDS encoding phosphatase PAP2 family protein, with translation MGESTAKTMAHRSDAVPPRSIDSRDADGATTGNRLLAPRRPRLWFEILLIAVSYWIYSLVRNAVPEQQDDAMRNAGHVWGLERSLGLAFEHAVNHAVNSVTWLIVAMNYYYATLHFIVTLTVLVWLFRRHPGRYAPTRLVLFVTTGIALLGYYFFPLAPPRLMEGGGFIDTVKIHHTWGSMASGDLAHVSNQYAAMPSMHIGWSLWCGITVAMLARRAWVRVLGVLYPVVTLLVIVSTANHFWLDAAGGTLCLGVGFAASWAVYGGLAYRLPRQVRVATA, from the coding sequence ATGGGGGAATCGACCGCGAAGACCATGGCCCACCGCAGTGACGCCGTACCACCGCGCTCCATCGATTCCCGTGACGCCGATGGAGCGACGACGGGCAACAGACTGCTGGCGCCACGCCGGCCCCGGCTGTGGTTCGAGATCCTGCTGATCGCCGTCAGCTACTGGATCTACTCACTGGTGCGCAACGCCGTGCCCGAGCAGCAGGACGACGCCATGCGGAACGCGGGCCACGTCTGGGGCCTGGAACGGTCCCTCGGGCTCGCCTTCGAGCACGCGGTCAATCATGCCGTGAACTCCGTAACGTGGCTCATCGTCGCGATGAACTATTACTACGCGACGCTCCACTTCATCGTCACCCTCACCGTGCTCGTCTGGCTGTTCCGCCGGCACCCCGGGCGCTACGCGCCGACCCGGCTGGTCCTCTTCGTGACGACCGGCATCGCGCTGCTCGGCTACTACTTCTTCCCCCTGGCGCCGCCCCGGCTGATGGAGGGCGGCGGCTTCATCGACACCGTGAAGATCCACCACACCTGGGGGTCGATGGCGTCGGGCGACCTGGCGCACGTCTCCAACCAGTACGCGGCCATGCCGTCGATGCACATCGGCTGGTCGCTGTGGTGCGGCATCACCGTCGCCATGCTCGCGCGGCGGGCCTGGGTGCGGGTGCTGGGCGTGCTCTACCCGGTGGTCACGCTGCTCGTCATCGTCTCCACCGCCAACCACTTCTGGCTTGACGCCGCCGGCGGCACCCTCTGCCTCGGCGTCGGCTTCGCCGCCTCCTGGGCGGTCTACGGCGGCCTCGCCTACCGGTTGCCGCGCCAGGTGCGCGTCGCCACGGCGTAG
- a CDS encoding glycoside hydrolase family 13 protein, translated as MTQELAPVIHDATDETPAAPEGGTPGWWRSAVIYQVYVRSFADGDGDGVGDLPGIRARLPYLAELGADAVWLTPFYASPQADGGYDVADYRSVDPLFGSLADADALIRTAHELGLRVIVDIVPNHTSDRHAWFRAALTDRRGGPARERYHFRPGKGEHGELPPNDWESVFGGPAWTRVADGDWYLHLFAPEQPDLNWDHPEVREEFDAVLRFWLDLGVDGFRIDVAHGMVKAPGLPDIGHKEQVKMIGSQVLPFFDQDGVHEIHRAWRRLLDSYSPGPGPQELPSERIGVAEAWAPDAGRMALYVRPDELHQAFNFHFLQCPWEAGAMRAVIEESLAATVSVGAPTTWVLSNHDVVRHVTRYGGGAAGLRRARAAALLMLALPGSVYVYQGEELGLPEVTDLPDEVRQDPSFFRDNGQDGLRDGCRVPIPWTADGPSHGFGPAGSWLPQPAGWGGLSVQAQTGDPDSTLELYRSALRLRRELPGLGDGPMRWLDAPEGVLAFSRPGLVCTVNVNPVPVQLPVPGRPVLSSEPVAFTGGSVRLPADSCIWWAI; from the coding sequence ATGACCCAAGAGCTCGCCCCCGTCATCCACGACGCGACCGACGAGACCCCGGCCGCCCCCGAAGGGGGCACACCCGGCTGGTGGCGCAGCGCCGTCATCTACCAGGTGTACGTACGCTCCTTCGCCGACGGCGACGGTGACGGCGTGGGCGACCTGCCCGGCATCCGGGCCCGGCTGCCGTACCTGGCGGAACTGGGCGCCGACGCGGTCTGGCTGACCCCCTTCTACGCCTCGCCCCAGGCGGACGGCGGCTACGACGTCGCCGACTACCGCAGCGTCGACCCCCTCTTCGGCTCCCTCGCGGACGCCGACGCGCTCATCCGCACCGCCCACGAGCTGGGCCTGCGGGTGATCGTCGACATCGTCCCGAACCACACCTCCGACCGGCACGCGTGGTTCCGGGCGGCGCTCACGGACCGGCGCGGGGGGCCGGCCCGTGAGCGCTACCACTTCCGCCCCGGCAAGGGCGAGCACGGCGAACTGCCGCCCAACGACTGGGAGTCGGTCTTCGGCGGCCCCGCGTGGACCCGGGTCGCGGACGGCGACTGGTACCTCCACCTCTTCGCGCCCGAGCAACCCGACCTCAACTGGGACCACCCCGAGGTCCGCGAGGAGTTCGACGCCGTCCTCCGCTTCTGGCTGGACCTGGGCGTGGACGGCTTCCGCATCGACGTCGCGCACGGCATGGTCAAGGCGCCCGGCCTGCCCGACATCGGCCACAAGGAGCAGGTCAAGATGATCGGCTCCCAGGTGCTCCCCTTCTTCGACCAGGACGGGGTGCACGAGATCCACCGCGCCTGGCGCCGGCTGCTCGACTCCTACTCCCCCGGCCCCGGGCCCCAGGAGCTGCCGTCCGAGCGCATCGGCGTCGCCGAGGCCTGGGCGCCCGACGCCGGGCGCATGGCGCTGTACGTCCGTCCCGACGAGCTGCACCAGGCCTTCAACTTCCACTTCCTGCAGTGCCCCTGGGAGGCCGGGGCGATGCGCGCGGTGATCGAGGAGTCCCTCGCCGCCACCGTCTCCGTGGGCGCCCCCACCACCTGGGTGCTCTCCAACCACGACGTGGTCCGGCACGTCACCCGCTACGGCGGCGGTGCGGCCGGGCTGCGCCGGGCCCGCGCCGCGGCCCTGCTGATGCTCGCGCTGCCCGGTTCCGTATACGTCTACCAGGGCGAGGAACTGGGTCTGCCCGAGGTCACCGACCTGCCGGACGAGGTCCGCCAGGACCCCTCCTTCTTCCGGGACAACGGCCAGGACGGGCTGCGCGACGGCTGCCGGGTGCCCATCCCGTGGACCGCCGACGGCCCCAGCCACGGCTTCGGCCCGGCCGGCAGCTGGCTGCCGCAGCCCGCGGGCTGGGGCGGACTGAGCGTCCAGGCGCAGACCGGCGACCCCGACTCCACCCTGGAGCTGTACCGCTCGGCCCTGCGGCTGCGCCGTGAACTGCCCGGCCTCGGCGACGGGCCGATGCGCTGGCTGGACGCTCCCGAGGGGGTGCTGGCCTTCTCCCGTCCCGGCCTGGTGTGCACCGTCAACGTCAATCCGGTGCCGGTCCAACTCCCCGTGCCGGGGCGGCCGGTGCTCTCCTCCGAGCCCGTGGCGTTCACCGGCGGATCCGTCCGTCTTCCGGCTGATTCGTGCATCTGGTGGGCGATCTGA
- a CDS encoding extracellular solute-binding protein, with product MRRGIAATALVAALGLAATACGGDDGGSDKAGGPVTITWWDTSNATNEAPTYKALIADFEKANPKIKVTYVNVPFDQAQNKFQTAAGSKGAPDVVRAEVGWTASWAKSQFLAPLDGTPALADQGDINPSLLKQAQYEGKTYGAPIVTDTLALMWNKELLKKAGFDKAPATWDELKAVAKAVKAKDKVDGFWLRADSYYELPFLFGEGTDMVDAAAKKITINSPEAVKAVDASKSVLAAPGVHKLDVTADSYAHMQDAFVNGKVAMIVQGPWELTNIYKGAAFSDKANLGISSVPAGSTGKAGAPTGGHNLAVYAGSDKAHQEAAQKFVGWMTSGETQAKIALKNGTLPTRTSAYTAEVKAAPGVAEFQDILANVARPRPELPEYSSLFADFNTGLTNVLQGKTGTQEGLDATADAYKKLVKDFQ from the coding sequence ATGCGGCGTGGCATAGCGGCCACCGCGCTGGTTGCGGCGCTCGGGCTTGCGGCGACGGCTTGCGGCGGCGACGACGGCGGCAGTGACAAGGCCGGCGGTCCCGTCACCATCACCTGGTGGGACACCTCGAACGCGACGAACGAGGCGCCGACCTACAAGGCTCTGATCGCGGACTTCGAGAAGGCGAATCCGAAGATCAAGGTCACGTACGTCAACGTGCCGTTCGACCAGGCCCAGAACAAGTTCCAGACGGCCGCCGGCAGCAAGGGCGCCCCGGACGTCGTCCGCGCCGAGGTCGGCTGGACCGCCTCCTGGGCGAAGTCCCAGTTCCTCGCGCCGCTGGACGGCACTCCGGCACTGGCCGACCAGGGTGACATCAACCCGTCCCTGCTCAAGCAGGCGCAGTACGAGGGCAAGACCTACGGTGCCCCGATCGTCACCGACACCCTCGCGCTCATGTGGAACAAGGAGCTGCTGAAGAAGGCCGGCTTCGACAAGGCCCCCGCCACCTGGGACGAGCTGAAGGCGGTCGCCAAGGCCGTCAAGGCCAAGGACAAGGTCGACGGCTTCTGGCTCCGCGCCGACTCCTACTACGAGCTGCCCTTCCTCTTCGGCGAGGGCACCGACATGGTCGACGCCGCGGCGAAGAAGATCACGATCAACTCGCCCGAGGCCGTCAAGGCCGTCGACGCGAGCAAGTCCGTGCTCGCCGCCCCGGGTGTCCACAAGCTCGACGTGACCGCCGACAGCTACGCCCACATGCAGGACGCGTTCGTCAACGGCAAGGTCGCCATGATCGTCCAGGGCCCCTGGGAGCTGACCAACATCTACAAGGGCGCGGCCTTCTCCGACAAGGCCAACCTGGGCATCTCCTCCGTCCCGGCCGGCTCCACCGGCAAGGCCGGCGCCCCCACCGGCGGCCACAACCTGGCCGTCTACGCCGGCTCGGACAAGGCCCACCAGGAAGCCGCCCAGAAGTTCGTCGGCTGGATGACCTCGGGTGAGACCCAGGCCAAGATCGCGCTGAAGAACGGCACCCTGCCGACCCGCACCTCCGCCTACACCGCCGAGGTCAAGGCCGCTCCCGGCGTCGCCGAGTTCCAGGACATCCTGGCCAACGTCGCCCGCCCGCGTCCGGAGCTGCCGGAGTACAGCTCCCTGTTCGCCGACTTCAACACCGGTCTGACGAACGTCCTGCAGGGCAAGACCGGCACCCAGGAGGGGCTGGACGCGACCGCCGACGCCTACAAGAAGCTCGTCAAGGACTTCCAGTAA
- a CDS encoding N-acetylmuramoyl-L-alanine amidase: MRRIRLRGRAWLAVGAVVLGGAGVITAASVASGPEGTAPSADAKGPVHTKVDALALKGTGGERELPQQRTGAFGTLGVTWDDPKAELDGTVQLRVRAQKTGTWSDWFGIETHNDDAPDAGDESAGRGGTPPLWVGWSDGVQVRVRSGKGAAGIPKGLKLALVGESDKKSSVDVAMAPAAFAADAEDSASPTADPTATSTPSETTAPATTEPPTTEPSATESSAPASSAPATSSPPTTSSPTASASTPPTSTVPKPPIVTRAGWGADESIREQTEPSYAPQVSVVFVHHTATYNATKHSGDYSCSDSPSIIRQIYAYHVSQTWRDIGYNFLVDKCGTIYEGRYGGVDRAVVGAQTEGYNTGTAGIAVIGYFQTDKYVSTATPMTSQMLGSVTALATWKLGLAGINPNPGTKSQTVNGKAFYPISGHRDGFATECPGTNLYAKVPTIRSYSSSVAAPTLNGVTGATLSGSSYYTKGTATVAWKESTPTAVLKRFEVLVDGKVAATAKATATSAPITVAAGKHTVTVRAVHMSNKTATSASSYTVVGDTTKPTFTTAPSVKIRNATVSSTSVPVSVSWKAADNGALKSVAATAPTTATFGPTTTSWSTTGKANTAVTYGLKATDAAGNYTTASVSRTAAILQETSATKAGTWSAKSSTSYLGGKSLTSSSKNASLTWTFTGRSVGWVVSRASTSGQAYVYVDGVKAATVDLKSSTTAYRQTIWSKTWSTSAKHTLKVVVVGTSGRPAITTDGITYVK; this comes from the coding sequence ATGCGGCGAATACGTCTGCGCGGGCGTGCGTGGCTCGCGGTCGGGGCGGTCGTACTCGGAGGGGCCGGTGTCATCACCGCCGCGTCCGTGGCGAGCGGTCCGGAGGGGACCGCCCCGTCGGCCGACGCGAAGGGGCCGGTGCACACCAAGGTGGACGCGCTGGCGCTCAAGGGCACCGGCGGTGAGCGGGAGCTGCCGCAGCAACGCACGGGTGCGTTCGGCACGCTCGGCGTGACCTGGGACGATCCGAAGGCGGAGCTGGACGGCACGGTGCAGCTGCGGGTCCGGGCGCAGAAGACCGGTACGTGGTCCGACTGGTTCGGGATCGAGACGCACAACGACGACGCGCCGGACGCCGGCGACGAGTCCGCGGGACGCGGTGGCACCCCTCCGCTGTGGGTGGGCTGGTCCGACGGCGTGCAGGTCCGCGTCCGGTCCGGCAAGGGCGCGGCCGGCATCCCGAAGGGCCTGAAGCTCGCCCTGGTCGGCGAGAGCGACAAGAAGAGCAGCGTCGACGTGGCGATGGCGCCCGCCGCCTTCGCCGCCGACGCCGAGGACTCCGCGTCGCCGACCGCGGACCCCACGGCGACCTCGACGCCGTCCGAGACGACCGCACCGGCCACGACGGAGCCGCCGACCACCGAGCCGAGCGCCACGGAAAGCTCCGCCCCGGCCAGCAGCGCCCCGGCGACCAGCAGCCCGCCCACGACGAGCTCGCCGACGGCCTCCGCGTCCACGCCTCCCACCTCGACGGTGCCCAAGCCGCCCATCGTCACCCGCGCGGGTTGGGGCGCCGACGAGAGCATCCGCGAGCAGACGGAGCCCTCGTACGCGCCGCAGGTGTCAGTCGTCTTCGTGCATCACACGGCTACGTACAACGCGACGAAGCACAGCGGTGACTACAGCTGCAGCGACTCGCCGAGCATCATCCGGCAGATCTACGCGTACCACGTCAGCCAGACCTGGCGGGACATCGGCTACAACTTCCTCGTCGACAAGTGCGGCACGATCTACGAGGGCCGCTACGGCGGCGTGGACCGTGCCGTGGTGGGCGCCCAGACCGAGGGCTACAACACCGGCACGGCGGGCATCGCGGTCATCGGTTACTTCCAGACCGACAAGTACGTCTCCACGGCCACGCCGATGACCTCGCAAATGCTGGGTTCGGTCACCGCGCTCGCCACCTGGAAGCTCGGCCTCGCCGGGATCAACCCCAACCCCGGCACCAAGAGCCAGACCGTCAACGGCAAGGCGTTCTACCCGATCTCGGGTCACCGCGACGGGTTCGCCACCGAGTGCCCCGGCACCAATCTGTACGCCAAGGTGCCCACGATCCGCTCCTACTCCTCCTCCGTCGCCGCGCCGACGCTGAACGGGGTCACCGGCGCCACGCTCTCCGGGTCCTCGTACTACACCAAGGGCACGGCGACGGTGGCCTGGAAGGAGAGCACGCCGACAGCCGTCCTGAAGCGGTTCGAGGTGCTGGTGGACGGCAAGGTCGCGGCCACCGCCAAGGCCACCGCCACCTCCGCGCCGATCACGGTCGCCGCGGGCAAGCACACCGTGACCGTGCGGGCGGTGCACATGAGCAACAAGACGGCGACGTCGGCGAGCTCGTACACCGTGGTCGGCGACACGACCAAGCCGACGTTCACCACCGCCCCCTCGGTGAAGATCCGCAACGCCACGGTGTCCAGCACCTCCGTGCCGGTCTCCGTGAGCTGGAAGGCCGCCGACAACGGCGCGCTCAAGAGCGTCGCGGCGACCGCCCCGACCACGGCCACCTTCGGCCCGACCACCACCTCGTGGAGCACCACGGGCAAGGCGAACACCGCGGTCACGTACGGCCTGAAGGCCACCGACGCGGCCGGGAACTACACCACCGCCTCGGTGAGCCGCACGGCGGCGATCCTGCAGGAGACCTCGGCGACGAAGGCCGGGACGTGGTCGGCGAAGAGCAGCACCAGCTACCTCGGCGGCAAGTCGCTCACCTCGTCCTCCAAGAACGCCAGCCTGACCTGGACGTTCACCGGCCGCTCGGTCGGCTGGGTGGTCTCCCGCGCCTCGACCTCCGGCCAGGCGTACGTCTACGTCGACGGGGTCAAGGCGGCCACGGTGGACCTGAAGTCCTCCACCACCGCCTACCGGCAGACGATCTGGTCCAAGACCTGGAGCACCAGCGCCAAGCACACGCTGAAGGTCGTCGTCGTCGGCACCTCCGGGCGTCCGGCGATCACCACGGACGGCATCACGTACGTCAAGTGA